Proteins encoded by one window of Arabidopsis thaliana chromosome 2, partial sequence:
- a CDS encoding DNA-binding storekeeper protein-related transcriptional regulator (DNA-binding storekeeper protein-related transcriptional regulator; CONTAINS InterPro DOMAIN/s: Protein of unknown function DUF573 (InterPro:IPR007592); BEST Arabidopsis thaliana protein match is: DNA-binding storekeeper protein-related transcriptional regulator (TAIR:AT2G25650.1); Has 3752 Blast hits to 2505 proteins in 289 species: Archae - 18; Bacteria - 210; Metazoa - 937; Fungi - 323; Plants - 271; Viruses - 164; Other Eukaryotes - 1829 (source: NCBI BLink).), with translation MVGTKRVADSIDTNSDDTLTRNREVEVEAMLSRRKQLRTTTTRTTTTRTTPLSLSSSASKMNWSKNDELVILGGIVDYENETKLSYRSDWDALYRYIKDCVEAKFSKIQLINKVKNMKRKFTYNQGRSNHGEQLSFTNTDDDEIFKLSLIIWDKNESEYVSNENIDQAKDVPSGEPETNDVPCEEQDDRDVPCEEQERANIEIDNGVREKLDQAKDVPCVEQESEDVPCVEQERVSIEIDNGEKEKLDQTMDCEEQENTDVLCEEKGDKDVPCEEQENKDVPCEEQERVSIEIDNGEEEMSSEEDGVDEVGVMEDTLDSGISFQGLGKNGVKDKSEEDDVVELGVLQEIFKEDTFFQSLGRYQQKLLLQNLENVGVERRKELINEWKALFVDEQRLCVKKLTFAAKLANLGVSP, from the exons ATGGTTGGTACGAAGAGAGTTGCTGATTCCATCGACACCAACTCGGATGACACACTCACGAGGAACCGTGAGGTTGAAGTTGAGGCGATGCTCAGTAGGAGAAAGCAACTAAGGACAACAACGACGAGGACAACAACGACGAGGACAACACCATTGAGCTTGTCTTCCTCTGCTTCAAAGATGAACTGGTCTAAAAACGATGAGCTTGTCATTCTCGGG GGTATTGTGGACTATGAGAATGAAACGAAATTGAGCTATAGATCTGACTGGGATGCCTTGTACCGTTATATCAAAGATTGTGTAGAAGCAAAGTTTTCGAAGATTCAGCTCATCAATAAGGTCAAGAACATGAAGAGAAAGTTTACATACAATCAGGGGAGATCTAACCATGGGGAACAACTTTCTTTTACTAatactgatgatgatgaaatctTCAAATTGTCATTGATCATATGGGACAAGAATGAATCAGAGTATGTTTCTAATGAGAATATAGACCAAGCTAAG GATGTTCCTTCTGGTGAGCCAGAGACTAATGATGTGCCTTGTGAGGAGCAAGACGATAGGGATGTGCCTTGTGAGGAGCAAGAGCGAGCGAATATCGAGATTGATAATGGTGTGAGAGAGAAATTGGACCAAGCCAAG GATGTTCCTTGTGTGGAGCAAGAGAGTGAGGATGTGCCTTGTGTGGAGCAAGAGCGGGTGAGTATAGAGATTGATAAtggtgagaaagagaaattggACCAAACCATG GATTGTGAGGAGCAAGAGAATACGGATGTGCTTTGTGAGGAGAAAGGCGATAAGGATGTACCTTGTGAGGAGCAAGAGAATAAGGATGTGCCTTGTGAGGAGCAAGAGCGGGTGAGTATCGAGATTGATAATGGTGAGGAAGAGATGAGTAGCGAAGAAGATGGTGTGGATGAGGTAGGTGTTATGGAGGACACACTTGATTCTGGGATATCGTTTCAAGGTTTAGGTAAAAATGGTGTGAAAGAcaagagtgaagaagatgatgtggTTGAGTTGGGTGTTCTCCAGGAGATATTTAAGGAGGATAcattttttcaaagtttaggtagatatcaacaaaaattgCTGCTTCAGAATTTGGAAAACGTTGGagttgaaagaagaaaagagctCA